One Anolis carolinensis isolate JA03-04 chromosome 4, rAnoCar3.1.pri, whole genome shotgun sequence DNA window includes the following coding sequences:
- the gorab gene encoding RAB6-interacting golgin isoform X1, with protein MAQGWGGFSERELRRVQGRCKDQSEPLPEQKHQSFVKQNYQHLKGKKSVQQICEKTELPDGAALSPQKQRLSGPKRNCPSPQASLLPPQSLTTGEPQDTRNQEMRQVSNCDSHAEPSHTLGKKRMELQEKSRWEILQREQKLMEEKNKRKKALLAKAIAERSKRTQAETMKLNKIQKQLQALDVMVSADIGILRNRIDQASLDYSCARKRYDKAEAEYVAAKLDLQKKAELKEQLTEHLCTIVQQNELRKAQKLEELMYQLEVEADEENLQLEIEVEQLLQQQEAESRKQLTESQKLGSVGVEDTAPQTTTKGHEDKSHEVAERLENQPTNLQTDDQDLTVNSVTEEMITHVACKQ; from the exons ATCAATCTGAGCCTCTGCCTGAGCAGAAGCATCAATCTTTTGTGAAGCAGAATTACCAGCATTTGAAGGGCAAAAAGTCTGTCCAGCAGATATGTGAAAAAACAGAACTGCCAGATGGAGCAGCCTTGTCACCTCAGAAGCAGAGGCTTTCTGGACCTAAACGGAACTGCCCGTCTCCACAGGCATCTCTGTTACCACCCCAGTCTCTGACAACAGGAGAACCACAGGATACCAGAAACCAAGAAATGAGACAAGTGTCTAATTGTGATTCCCATGCAGAGCCTAGTCACACATTGGGAAAGAAGAGGATGGAATT GCAGGAGAAGTCTCGGTGGGAAATTCTTCAGCGGGAACAGAAGCTTATGGAAGAAAAGAACAAACGCAAGAAAGCTCTTTTGGCTAAAGCAATTGCTGAAAG aTCCAAAAGAACTCAGGCTGAAACAATGAAGTTAAATAAGATCCAAAAACAGCTCCAAGCTCTAGATGTTATGGTATCTGCCGATATTGGGATACTGAGAAATAGGATTGACCAGGCAAGTTTGGATTATTCGTGTGCTCG gaagCGATATGATAAGGCAGAGGCTGAATATGTGGCTGCAAAGCTGGATCTCCAGAAGAAAGCAGAACTCAAAGAACAGCTCACAGAGCACTTGTGCACTATTGTACAGCAAAATGAGCTTCGTAAGGCCCAGAAATTGGAGGAGTTAATGTATCAGCTGGAAGTGGAAGCAGATGAAGAAAATCTGCAACTTGAGATAGAGGTGGAGCAACTGCTGCAACAGCAGGAGGCAGAAAGTAGAAAGCAATTGACAGAGTCACAGAAACTTGGTTCTGTTGGTGTCGAGGATACAGCTCCCCAAACTACTACTAAAGGACATGAGGACAAAAGCCACGAGGTTGCAGAAAGATTAGAGAATCAGCCCACAAATTTGCAAACAGATGATCAAGATCTAACAGTAAATTCTGTTACAGAAGAAATGATAACTCATGTAGCATGTAAACAGTGA
- the gorab gene encoding RAB6-interacting golgin isoform X2, protein MAQGWGGFSERELRRVQGRCKDQSEPLPEQKHQSFVKQNYQHLKGKKSVQQICEKTELPDGAALSPQKQRLSGPKRNCPSPQASLLPPQSLTTGEPQDTRNQEMRQVSNCDSHAEPSHTLGKKRMELQEKSRWEILQREQKLMEEKNKRKKALLAKAIAERKRYDKAEAEYVAAKLDLQKKAELKEQLTEHLCTIVQQNELRKAQKLEELMYQLEVEADEENLQLEIEVEQLLQQQEAESRKQLTESQKLGSVGVEDTAPQTTTKGHEDKSHEVAERLENQPTNLQTDDQDLTVNSVTEEMITHVACKQ, encoded by the exons ATCAATCTGAGCCTCTGCCTGAGCAGAAGCATCAATCTTTTGTGAAGCAGAATTACCAGCATTTGAAGGGCAAAAAGTCTGTCCAGCAGATATGTGAAAAAACAGAACTGCCAGATGGAGCAGCCTTGTCACCTCAGAAGCAGAGGCTTTCTGGACCTAAACGGAACTGCCCGTCTCCACAGGCATCTCTGTTACCACCCCAGTCTCTGACAACAGGAGAACCACAGGATACCAGAAACCAAGAAATGAGACAAGTGTCTAATTGTGATTCCCATGCAGAGCCTAGTCACACATTGGGAAAGAAGAGGATGGAATT GCAGGAGAAGTCTCGGTGGGAAATTCTTCAGCGGGAACAGAAGCTTATGGAAGAAAAGAACAAACGCAAGAAAGCTCTTTTGGCTAAAGCAATTGCTGAAAG gaagCGATATGATAAGGCAGAGGCTGAATATGTGGCTGCAAAGCTGGATCTCCAGAAGAAAGCAGAACTCAAAGAACAGCTCACAGAGCACTTGTGCACTATTGTACAGCAAAATGAGCTTCGTAAGGCCCAGAAATTGGAGGAGTTAATGTATCAGCTGGAAGTGGAAGCAGATGAAGAAAATCTGCAACTTGAGATAGAGGTGGAGCAACTGCTGCAACAGCAGGAGGCAGAAAGTAGAAAGCAATTGACAGAGTCACAGAAACTTGGTTCTGTTGGTGTCGAGGATACAGCTCCCCAAACTACTACTAAAGGACATGAGGACAAAAGCCACGAGGTTGCAGAAAGATTAGAGAATCAGCCCACAAATTTGCAAACAGATGATCAAGATCTAACAGTAAATTCTGTTACAGAAGAAATGATAACTCATGTAGCATGTAAACAGTGA